A single genomic interval of Eurosta solidaginis isolate ZX-2024a chromosome 3, ASM4086904v1, whole genome shotgun sequence harbors:
- the LOC137245588 gene encoding uncharacterized protein has product MAANTINTYLVEKYDALCNYMERDTIGTQVAIYGTSSLMLLIAYIKRKPAYLVRPFKKPSHIPEKLINERVMHTGLIRDVQIKGPDTLLLINHRPLIPIFASKDRVLPVKLPGVQVSGNGISWLQTCIIGRRATFIPLAKSKRNDFVVSQLCLVHPPKVGRLIDISETLLKLCFARFAPDEAAATKRNNKYYEHLKKVEKKAINSQNWFFWLARHPIIWSMLRDAKAKVFSKEKLLPELLR; this is encoded by the coding sequence atggcTGCCAACACCATTAATACATATTTAGTTGAAAAGTACGATGCCTTATGTAATTACATGGAACGTGACACAATTGGCACACAAGTTGCTATCTACGGTACCTCCAGCCTTATGCTACTCATTGCTTATATAAAACGTAAGCCGGCATATTTGGTGCGTCCATTCAAAAAACCTTCACACATACCCGAAAAACTAATAAATGAACGTGTTATGCATACAGGCCTCATACGTGATGTACAAATCAAAGGTCCAGATACTTTGCTGCTCATCAACCATCGCCCGCTCATCCCAATATTTGCTAGTAAAGATCGGGTGTTGCCCGTCAAATTGCCGGGGGTACAAGTCAGTGGTAATGGTATATCGTGGTTACAAACATGCATTATTGGACGTCGTGCCACATTCATACCATTAGCTAAAAGTAAACGTAATGACTTCGTTGTAAGTCAATTGTGTTTAGTGCATCCGCCGAAAGTTGGCCGTCTCATTGATATATCAGAGACTTTATTAAAATTGTGCTTTGCACGTTTTGCACCAGATGAGGCAGCGGCTACGAAACGTAACAACAAATACTATGAACATCtgaaaaaagtggaaaaaaaagCAATAAACAGCCAAAATTGGTTCTTTTGGTTAGCTAGACATCCGATCATTTGGAGTATGTTGCGCGATGCCAAGGCAAAGGTGTTCTCCAAAGAAAAATTGTTGCCAGAATTGTTGCGCTGA